The following proteins are encoded in a genomic region of Xanthomonas cassavae CFBP 4642:
- a CDS encoding DUF1453 family protein, which produces MPLLLAIPLAVIIALAVFAVLLPLSLVQRFRVGTARRQARGWLLMINLVSAGLSTVLFVIFVLIAAALWPGAISHAALGWACGLALGLLALRLTRFERTQQGLFYRPNLWLVLALTALVVVRVIAGMVQGWRSTWQGVAWPVEGWLSHASLLGAAGVLLGYALAYAILLWWRWRNARLRGSVYWR; this is translated from the coding sequence ATGCCACTTCTCCTCGCCATACCGCTGGCCGTGATCATCGCGCTGGCGGTGTTCGCGGTGCTGTTGCCGTTGTCGCTGGTGCAGCGCTTTCGGGTCGGCACCGCGCGGCGGCAGGCGCGCGGCTGGCTGTTGATGATCAATCTGGTCTCGGCCGGCCTCTCCACCGTGCTGTTCGTGATCTTCGTGTTGATCGCCGCCGCGTTGTGGCCCGGCGCGATCAGCCATGCCGCCTTGGGCTGGGCCTGCGGGCTGGCGCTGGGGCTGCTGGCACTGCGTCTGACCCGCTTCGAGCGCACCCAGCAGGGGCTGTTCTACCGGCCCAATCTGTGGCTGGTGCTGGCCTTGACCGCGCTGGTGGTGGTACGCGTGATCGCCGGCATGGTGCAGGGGTGGCGCAGCACCTGGCAGGGCGTGGCGTGGCCTGTCGAGGGCTGGCTGAGCCATGCCAGCCTGTTGGGCGCGGCCGGCGTGCTGCTCGGCTATGCGCTCGCCTACGCCATCTTGCTGTGGTGGCGCTGGCGCAACGCACGCCTGCGCGGCAGCGTCTACTGGCGCTGA
- a CDS encoding OmpW/AlkL family protein, with the protein MRAISILSLAAVSVLAFAPSAFAQDTTNTGDTSSASTSADSASGKHWAVVGGVALIKPKNDPAPGLDVDGGPAPTLSASYYINDNWAVELWGAADKFNHRVNADGVGKIGTVEQQPIAISGQYHFGQADDVFRPFVGVGYYESNFSNEKIDAASATGQHVGLDTAKGVIGTVGVDMNINATWFARADARYMRSRPELRVGGQGTGSELELDPWTVGFGVGARF; encoded by the coding sequence ATGCGTGCCATTTCCATCCTGAGCCTGGCTGCCGTATCCGTACTTGCGTTTGCGCCGTCGGCATTTGCACAAGACACCACCAACACCGGCGACACCTCCTCGGCTTCCACCAGCGCCGATAGCGCTTCCGGAAAGCATTGGGCAGTGGTCGGCGGTGTTGCTTTGATCAAGCCGAAGAACGATCCGGCTCCGGGCCTGGACGTCGATGGCGGCCCGGCACCGACGCTGAGCGCCAGCTACTACATCAATGACAACTGGGCCGTTGAGCTGTGGGGCGCCGCCGACAAGTTCAACCACCGTGTCAACGCCGATGGCGTGGGCAAGATCGGCACCGTCGAGCAGCAGCCGATCGCCATCAGCGGCCAGTACCACTTCGGCCAGGCCGATGACGTGTTCCGTCCGTTCGTGGGCGTGGGCTACTACGAGTCGAACTTCAGCAACGAGAAGATCGACGCGGCGTCGGCCACCGGCCAGCACGTGGGCCTGGACACCGCCAAGGGTGTCATCGGCACCGTCGGCGTGGACATGAACATCAACGCCACCTGGTTCGCACGCGCCGACGCCCGTTACATGCGGTCGCGTCCGGAACTGCGCGTTGGCGGCCAGGGCACCGGCAGCGAGTTGGAACTGGATCCATGGACCGTTGGCTTCGGCGTCGGCGCGCGCTTCTAA
- a CDS encoding IS30 family transposase produces MGTQYRHLGSEERALLQIELGNGMSINSIARRLNRSASTLSREIRRQGEPVYAATSAASNYRLRRRACVRRRRLVEGSALFQQVRDDLVLYRWSPQQIAAKLKAMHPDDPSQRVSHETIYAAIYAHPRGGLKKELVEALRQHKPTRGLRRTTAAKRTWVPEELRIVHRPEEVAQRLIPGHWEGDLIKGAFNRSCVGTLVERKTRFVVLCKMDGCTAQDALEGFTRQMKKLPRFLLGSLTYDRGTEMTCYPELMKRLNIDLWFADPHAPWQRGSNENTNGLLRQFMPKGADLSKASQEYLNNVADLMNARPRQTLGWKTPNQALEEEIAQFNSRVALAS; encoded by the coding sequence ATGGGCACACAGTACAGGCACCTGGGTTCCGAAGAACGCGCTTTGCTTCAAATTGAACTCGGTAACGGAATGAGCATCAACTCCATTGCAAGGCGACTCAATCGCAGTGCGTCCACCCTGTCGCGCGAGATAAGGCGACAGGGCGAACCTGTCTATGCGGCAACCAGCGCAGCCAGCAACTATCGGCTGCGCCGCAGAGCGTGCGTTCGAAGGCGCCGGCTTGTTGAAGGCAGTGCGCTCTTTCAGCAGGTGCGTGACGACTTGGTTCTGTATCGTTGGTCGCCCCAGCAAATTGCTGCCAAGCTCAAGGCCATGCATCCGGATGATCCAAGTCAACGCGTGAGTCACGAAACAATCTACGCCGCTATCTACGCGCATCCGCGTGGTGGTTTGAAGAAAGAGCTTGTGGAGGCGCTTCGTCAGCACAAGCCGACGCGAGGCTTGCGCCGTACAACCGCTGCCAAGCGCACGTGGGTGCCGGAGGAGCTGCGTATCGTCCATCGGCCTGAAGAGGTGGCGCAGCGCTTGATTCCTGGGCACTGGGAAGGCGACCTGATCAAAGGGGCTTTCAACCGCTCGTGCGTAGGCACGCTGGTGGAGCGAAAGACGCGCTTTGTGGTGCTGTGCAAGATGGATGGCTGTACTGCACAGGATGCGCTGGAGGGCTTCACGCGACAGATGAAGAAGCTGCCGCGTTTCCTACTGGGAAGCCTCACCTATGACCGCGGAACCGAGATGACGTGTTATCCAGAGCTGATGAAGCGGCTCAACATCGATCTTTGGTTCGCCGATCCACATGCGCCCTGGCAGCGCGGCAGCAATGAGAACACCAACGGCCTGCTGCGCCAGTTCATGCCAAAAGGCGCGGACTTGTCCAAGGCGAGCCAGGAGTATCTCAACAACGTCGCCGACCTGATGAACGCCCGGCCACGGCAGACGCTTGGCTGGAAGACGCCGAACCAGGCGCTGGAAGAAGAGATCGCTCAATTCAACTCACGTGTTGCACTTGCAAGTTGA
- a CDS encoding DNA-deoxyinosine glycosylase: MAVTKTDLLQSLPAHIPNDCRVLVLGSMPGNVSLHAAMYYAHPRNRFWPLMQELLGIYAGLAYPARLQALADCKVGLWDVIGQCERHGSLDSAIVADSIVVNPLPVLLTTLPQLRLVACNGAAAMQAWRRHVQPLLSAHARAVPVLALPSTSPANAAWSLPRLCAAWQPLRDAVQG, translated from the coding sequence ATCGCCGTGACGAAAACCGACCTGTTGCAGAGCCTTCCAGCGCACATTCCTAACGATTGCCGTGTCCTGGTACTCGGCTCGATGCCGGGCAACGTCTCGTTGCACGCGGCGATGTATTACGCCCATCCGCGCAACCGTTTCTGGCCGCTGATGCAGGAACTGCTGGGCATCTACGCCGGGTTGGCATATCCGGCGCGCCTGCAGGCGCTGGCCGACTGCAAGGTTGGCCTGTGGGATGTGATCGGCCAGTGCGAACGACACGGCAGCCTGGATTCGGCCATCGTCGCGGACAGCATCGTGGTCAATCCGTTGCCCGTGTTGCTGACCACGTTGCCGCAGCTGCGCCTGGTGGCCTGCAATGGCGCCGCGGCGATGCAGGCCTGGCGCCGGCATGTGCAGCCGCTGCTGTCGGCCCACGCACGCGCAGTGCCGGTGCTGGCCTTGCCGTCCACCAGCCCGGCCAATGCCGCCTGGTCCCTGCCACGCCTGTGCGCGGCGTGGCAACCGTTGCGCGATGCCGTGCAGGGCTGA